In the genome of Raphanus sativus cultivar WK10039 chromosome 4, ASM80110v3, whole genome shotgun sequence, one region contains:
- the LOC108854286 gene encoding ferredoxin-dependent glutamate synthase 2, chloroplastic isoform X1 — translation MALQSPGATGASSSVSRLLSSAKLTPTKSLFSSVDFLLGSSYSISKGIKRRNELSAFRGFTPLLKSSLRSPFSAKAAGEASPSSSSSDLKPEVAYLEDIVSEKGECGVGFIAHLENEATHKIVNDALIALGCMEHRGGCGADNASGDGSGLMTSIPWDLFNEWAEKQGMAIFDKLHTGVGMVFLPRDENIRKEAKKVVTSIFEKEGLEVLGWRDVPVDPSIVGHYAKKTMPKTEQVFVRIVKEDKVDDVERELYICRKLIERAVASESWASELYFSSLSNQTIVYKGMLRSEVLGLFYTDLQNDLYKSAFAIYHRRFSTNTSPRWPLAQPMRFLGHNGEINTIQGNLNWMTSREASLRSPVWHGRENDIRPISNPKASDSSNLDSAAELLIRSGRTPEESLMILVPEAYKNHPTLMIKYPEAVDFYDYYKGQMEPWDGPALVLFSDGKTVGACLDRNGLRPARYWRTSDNVVYVASEVGVLPMDESKVTMKGRLGPGMMISVDLESGQVYENTEVKKRVASYNPYGKWVSENLRTLKPSTFLSSAVMETEETLRRQQAFGYSSEDVQMVIESMAAQGKEPTFCMGDDTPVAVLSQKPHMLYDYFKQRFAQVTNPAIDPLREGLVMSLEVNIGKRGNILEVGPENVSQVVLSGPVLNERELEGLLSDPHLKSQVLPTFFDIHRGIDGSLKKALLKLCEAADEAVRNGSQVLVLSDRSDNPEPTRPAIPMLLAVGAVHQHLIENGLRMSASIIADTAQCFSTHHFACLIGYGASAICPHLALETCRQWRLSNKTVNMMRNGKMPTVTMEQAQKNYRKAVNTGLLKVLSKMGISLFSSYCGAQIFEIYGLGKEVVEFSFRGSASRIGGLTLDELARETLTFWMRAFSEDTAKRLENFGFIQFRPGGEYHGNNPEMSKLLHKAVREKSETAYAVYQQHLSNRPITVFRDLLEFKSDRKPIPVGKVEPASSIVERFCTGGMSLGAISRETHETIAIAMNRLGGKSNSGEGGEDPIRWKPLTDVVDGYSSTLPHLKGLRNGDTATSAIKQVASGRFGVTPTFLVNADQLEIKVAQGAKPGEGGQLPGKKVSAYIARLRNSKPGVPLISPPPHHDIYSIEDLAQLIFDLHQVNPKAKVSVKLVSEVGIGTVASGVAKANADIIQISGYDGGTGASPISSIKHAGGPWELGLAETQQTLIGNGLRERVIIRVDGGFKSGVDVLIAAAMGADEYGFGTLAMIATGCIMARICHTNNCPVGVASQREELRARFPGLPGDLVNFFLYIAEEVRGILARLGYEKLDDIIGRTDLLKPRDISLVKTHLDLSYLLSSVGLPKRSSTSIRKQEVHSNGPVLDDILLQDPEIMDAIENEKTVHKTMSIYNVDRAVGGRIAGVIAKKYGDTGFAGQLNLTFNGSAGQSFACFLSPGMNIRLVGEANDYVGKGMAGGEVVILPVESTGFLPEDATIVGNTCLYGATGGLLFVRGKAGERFAVRNSLAQAVVEGTGDHCCEYMTGGCVVVLGKVGRNVAAGMTGGLAYILDEDNTLLPKVNKEIVKIQRVTSQVGQIQLKSLIQAHVEKTGSSKGATIVEEWDKYLAMFWQLVPPSEEDTPEANSDHQVKTTTGEEEQVSNTFAV, via the exons ATGGCGCTACAATCTCCCGGCGCCACCGGAGCTTCATCCTCCGTCTCTCGCCTTCTCTCCTCCGCGAAACTAACTCCTACCAAGTCTCTCTTCTCCTCCGTTGACTTCCTCCTCGGATCATCCTACTCTATCTCCAAGGGAATCAAACGGCGTAACGAACTCTCCGCGTTTCGCGGCTTCACTCCACTGCTCAAGTCCTCGCTTAGGTCTCCGTTCTCGGCAAAGGCCGCCGGTGAAGCATcgccttcctcctcctcctccgatcTAAAACCCGAG GTGGCGTACTTGGAAGATATAGTTTCGGAGAAGGGAGAATGTGGAGTTGGATTCATCGCGCATTTGGAGAACGAGGCTACGCATAAGATTGTGAACGATGCTCTGATTGCGCTTGGTTGTATGGAGCACAGGGGAGGTTGTGGTGCTGATAACGCTTCTGGTGACGGTTCTGGCTTGATGACTTCCATCCCTTGGGATCTGTTTAACGAATGGGCTGAGAAGCAAGGGATGGCGATTTTTGATAAGCTGCATACTGGTGTTGGGATGGTGTTCTTACCTAGAGACGAAAACATTAGGAAAGAAGCTAAGAAAG TGGTGACGAGTATTTTCGAGAAAGAGGGTCTGGAGGTGCTTGGATGGAGGGATGTACCTGTAGATCCGTCCATTGTAGGTCATTATGCCAAGAAGACAATGCCGAAAACGGAACAGGTCTTTGTTAGAATTGTCAAAGAAGATAAAGTAGACGACGTTGAAAGAGAGCTTTACATTTGCAGGAAGCTGATCGAAAGAGCAGTTGCTTCCGAAAGCTGGGCCTCTGAGCTTTACTTCAGCTCTTTGTCCAACCAGACCATTGTTTACAAAGGAATGCTTCGCTCAGAAGTTCTTGGGTTGTTTTACACCGACCTTCAGAATGATCTCTATAAATCTGCTTTTGCTATCTACCACCGGAGATTTAGCACAAATACTAGTCCTAGATGGCCTCTCGCTCAACCCATGAGGTTTCTTGGACACAATGGGGAAATCAACACCATACAG GGGAACCTAAACTGGATGACATCTCGAGAAGCATCTCTAAGATCACCTGTCTGGCATGGACGTGAAAATGACATTCGCCCAATTAGCAATCCAAAGGCGTCGGACTCCTCTAATCTTGATAGTGCAGCAGAA CTTTTGATAAGAAGTGGGCGGACTCCAGAGGAATCTTTAATGATTCTTGTGCCAGAGGCATATAAAAATCACCCGACCTTAATGATTAAATACCCTGAG GCTGTAGACTTTTATGATTACTACAAGGGACAGATGGAGCCCTGGGATGGACCTGCATTGGTATTGTTCAG TGATGGAAAGACTGTAGGAGCTTGCCTCGACCGCAATGGACTTCGGCCTGCTAGATATTGGCGGACAAGTGATAATGTTGTCTATGTAGCCTCTGAG GTCGGAGTTCTTCCAATGGATGAATCGAAGGTCACCATGAAGGGTCGTCTAGGACCTGGCATGATGATATCTGTTGACTTAGAAAGTGGACAG GTATATGAGAACACAGAAGTGAAGAAGCGGGTAGCATCATATAACCCATATGGAAAGTGGGTTAGTGAAAACCTGCGAACCCTAAAGCCTTCTACTTTTCTTTCGTCAGCAGTCATGGAGACTGAAGAGACCTTAAGACGCCAACA GGCGTTTGGCTACTCGAGTGAAGATGTTCAAATGGTAATTGAGTCAATGGCTGCACAGGGAAAAGAACCGACGTTTTGCATGGGGGATGATACTCCAGTGGCTGTATTGTCTCAGAAGCCACATATGCTTTATGATTATTTCAAGCAGCGGTTTGCTCAG GTTACGAATCCAGCCATTGACCCTCTGCGAGAAGGATTGGTGATGTCACTGGAAGTTAATATTGGAAAGCGTGGGAATATATTGGAGGTTGGGCCTGAGAATGTGTCACAG GTTGTTTTGTCTGGTCCTGTACTAAATGAACGGGAGCTTGAAGGTTTGCTCAGCGATCCACATTTGAAATCTCAAGTCTTGCCCACATTTTTTGACATACATAGAGGAATTGACGGGTCTTTGAAGAAGGCTCTTCTAAAACTCTGCGAAGCGGCAGATGAAGCTGTTCGTAATGGTTCCCAAGTGCTTGTTCTCTCAGACAGATCTGATAATCCG GAACCCACTCGACCTGCAATTCCAATGTTGTTGGCGGTAGGTGCTGTTCACCAACATCTGATCGAGAACGGTCTTCGGATGTCAGCTTCGATAATTGCAGATACAGCTCAATGCTTTAGTACGCATCACTTTGCATGTTTGATTGGATATGGAGCAAG TGCTATATGCCCGCACCTGGCACTGGAGACATGCAGACAGTGGCGTCTGAGCAACAAGACCGTGAACATGATGAGAAACGGAAAAATGCCCACTGTAACTATGGAACAGGCTCAAAAGAATTATCGCAAG GCTGTTAACACTGGTCTTCTTAAGGTTCTTTCTAAGATGGGCATCTCATTATTCTCCAG TTATTGTGGAGCACAAATATTTGAGATTTATGGATTGGGGAAGGAAGTTGTTGAATTTTCATTCCGTGGTAGTGCATCTCGAATTGGTGGATTAACTTTGGATGAG CTGGCTAGGGAGACGCTAACTTTTTGGATGAGGGCATTTTCTGAGGATACAGCGAAACGGCTAGAGAACTTTGGTTTCATTCAATTTAGGCCTGGAG GCGAATATCATGGAAACAATCCAGAGATGTCTAAATTACTTCATAAAGCCGTCCGCGAAAAGAGTGAAACAGCCTATGCAGTCTATCAGCAGCATTTATCCAACCGTCCTATTACA GTTTTCCGCGATCTTCTTGAGTTCAAAAGTGACCGTAAACCTATTCCAGTTGGGAAGGTTGAACCTGCTTCCTCCATTGTGGAGCGATTTTGTACAGGTGGAATGTCTCTTGGAGCAATCTCTAGAGAAACTCATGAGACAATTGCTATTGCGATGAACAGATTAGGAGGAAAGTCCAATTCAGGGGAAGGAGGCGAG GATCCGATCCGCTGGAAGCCGCTAACAGATGTTGTTGATGGATACTCTTCAACGCTGCCACACCTTAAAGGTCTTCGAAATGGGGATACAGCTACAAGTGCTATTAAGCAG GTTGCTTCAGGGCGTTTTGGTGTCACTCCGACGTTTTTGGTTAATGCAGACCAGTTGGAAATTAAAGTTGCTCAAGGAGCGAAGCCAGGTGAAGGTGGCCAGCTTCCTGGGAAAAAAGTTAGCGCATATATTGCTAGACTTAGAAACTCTAAACCAGGAGTTCCGCTTATATCTCCACCTCCACATCATGATATTTATTCCATAGAGGATTTGGCACAGTTGATCTTTGACCTTCATCAG GTCAACCCCAAGGCGAAAGTTTCAGTCAAGCTTGTATCAGAAGTTGGAATAGGAACAGTTGCCTCAGGTGTTGCGAAGGCTAACGCTGATATCATACAG ATATCAGGGTATGATGGTGGAACTGGAGCTAGCCCTATAAGTTCCATAAAGCATGCCGGTGGCCCATGGGAACTTGGACTAGCTGAAACCCAGCAG ACTCTCATTGGAAATGGACTCAGGGAAAGAGTGATTATCAGGGTTGATGGAGGATTCAAGAGTGGTGTTGATGTGTTGATTGCTGCAGCTATGGGTGCCGATGAGTATGGGTTTGGTACCCTGGCAATGATTGCCACAGGATGTATTATGGCTCGCATTTGCCACACTAATAACTGCCCTGTTGGTGTTGCCAGTCAG AGAGAGGAGCTGCGTGCACGTTTCCCTGGTCTACCTGGTGATCTTGTCAATTTCTTCTTGTATATTGCAGAGGAG GTGAGGGGCATATTAGCTCGGTTGGGATATGAAAAATTGGATGACATAATTGGGCGGACAGATTTGCTAAAGCCTAGAGATATCTCGCTCGTGAAAACTCATCTTGACCTCAGTTATCTCTTATCT TCCGTTGGGCTGCCAAAGCGTAGCAGTACTTCCATTAGGAAGCAGGAGGTTCACTCAAATGGTCCAGTCCTTGATGATATTCTCCTCCAGGATCCGGAG ATAATGGATGCAATTGAGAATGAAAAAACGGTTCACAAAACCATGAGTATATACAATGTGGACCGTGCTGTTGGCGGTAGGATTGCAGGAGTAATTGCGAAGAAATACGGAGACACTGGTTTTGCTGGACAACTGAACCTAAC GTTCAATGGAAGTGCTGGCCAATCTTTTGCATGTTTTCTAAGTCCTGGAATGAATATACGTCTTGTAGGTGAAGCCAACGACTATGTAGGAAAG GGAATGGCCGGAGGTGAAGTTGTGATATTACCAGTGGAGTCGACTGGCTTTCTTCCTGAAGACGCAACTATTGTAGGAAACACTTGTCTGTATGGTGCAACCGGTGGTTTACTATTTGTCAGAGGCAAAGCAGGAGAGAGATTCGCTGTTAGAAACTCTCTAGCTCAAGCTGTTGTTGAAGGCACTGGAGATCACTGCTGTGAATATATGACTGGTGGTTGTGTAGTCGTACTTGGGAA AGTCGGTAGAAATGTAGCTGCAGGGATGACAGGTGGACTGGCGTATATTCTTGACGAGGACAACACTCTCCTCCCTAAG GTGAACAAAgagatagtgaagatccaaagagtgACTTCACAAGTGGGACAAATACAGCTAAAGAGCCTGATCCAAGCCCATGTG GAGAAAACAGGGAGTAGTAAAGGAGCAACGATTGTGGAGGAATGGGACAAGTATCTTGCAATGTTCTGGCAACTCGTACCGCCGAGTGAAGAAGATACGCCGGAAGCTAACTCCGACCACCAGGTGAAAACAACCACCGGGGAAGAAGAGCAAGTGTCGAACACATTTGCAGTGTAG
- the LOC108854286 gene encoding ferredoxin-dependent glutamate synthase 2, chloroplastic isoform X2, whose amino-acid sequence MPRRQCRKRNRKLIERAVASESWASELYFSSLSNQTIVYKGMLRSEVLGLFYTDLQNDLYKSAFAIYHRRFSTNTSPRWPLAQPMRFLGHNGEINTIQGNLNWMTSREASLRSPVWHGRENDIRPISNPKASDSSNLDSAAELLIRSGRTPEESLMILVPEAYKNHPTLMIKYPEAVDFYDYYKGQMEPWDGPALVLFSDGKTVGACLDRNGLRPARYWRTSDNVVYVASEVGVLPMDESKVTMKGRLGPGMMISVDLESGQVYENTEVKKRVASYNPYGKWVSENLRTLKPSTFLSSAVMETEETLRRQQAFGYSSEDVQMVIESMAAQGKEPTFCMGDDTPVAVLSQKPHMLYDYFKQRFAQVTNPAIDPLREGLVMSLEVNIGKRGNILEVGPENVSQVVLSGPVLNERELEGLLSDPHLKSQVLPTFFDIHRGIDGSLKKALLKLCEAADEAVRNGSQVLVLSDRSDNPEPTRPAIPMLLAVGAVHQHLIENGLRMSASIIADTAQCFSTHHFACLIGYGASAICPHLALETCRQWRLSNKTVNMMRNGKMPTVTMEQAQKNYRKAVNTGLLKVLSKMGISLFSSYCGAQIFEIYGLGKEVVEFSFRGSASRIGGLTLDELARETLTFWMRAFSEDTAKRLENFGFIQFRPGGEYHGNNPEMSKLLHKAVREKSETAYAVYQQHLSNRPITVFRDLLEFKSDRKPIPVGKVEPASSIVERFCTGGMSLGAISRETHETIAIAMNRLGGKSNSGEGGEDPIRWKPLTDVVDGYSSTLPHLKGLRNGDTATSAIKQVASGRFGVTPTFLVNADQLEIKVAQGAKPGEGGQLPGKKVSAYIARLRNSKPGVPLISPPPHHDIYSIEDLAQLIFDLHQVNPKAKVSVKLVSEVGIGTVASGVAKANADIIQISGYDGGTGASPISSIKHAGGPWELGLAETQQTLIGNGLRERVIIRVDGGFKSGVDVLIAAAMGADEYGFGTLAMIATGCIMARICHTNNCPVGVASQREELRARFPGLPGDLVNFFLYIAEEVRGILARLGYEKLDDIIGRTDLLKPRDISLVKTHLDLSYLLSSVGLPKRSSTSIRKQEVHSNGPVLDDILLQDPEIMDAIENEKTVHKTMSIYNVDRAVGGRIAGVIAKKYGDTGFAGQLNLTFNGSAGQSFACFLSPGMNIRLVGEANDYVGKGMAGGEVVILPVESTGFLPEDATIVGNTCLYGATGGLLFVRGKAGERFAVRNSLAQAVVEGTGDHCCEYMTGGCVVVLGKVGRNVAAGMTGGLAYILDEDNTLLPKVNKEIVKIQRVTSQVGQIQLKSLIQAHVEKTGSSKGATIVEEWDKYLAMFWQLVPPSEEDTPEANSDHQVKTTTGEEEQVSNTFAV is encoded by the exons ATGCCAAGAAGACAATGCCGAAAACGGAACAG GAAGCTGATCGAAAGAGCAGTTGCTTCCGAAAGCTGGGCCTCTGAGCTTTACTTCAGCTCTTTGTCCAACCAGACCATTGTTTACAAAGGAATGCTTCGCTCAGAAGTTCTTGGGTTGTTTTACACCGACCTTCAGAATGATCTCTATAAATCTGCTTTTGCTATCTACCACCGGAGATTTAGCACAAATACTAGTCCTAGATGGCCTCTCGCTCAACCCATGAGGTTTCTTGGACACAATGGGGAAATCAACACCATACAG GGGAACCTAAACTGGATGACATCTCGAGAAGCATCTCTAAGATCACCTGTCTGGCATGGACGTGAAAATGACATTCGCCCAATTAGCAATCCAAAGGCGTCGGACTCCTCTAATCTTGATAGTGCAGCAGAA CTTTTGATAAGAAGTGGGCGGACTCCAGAGGAATCTTTAATGATTCTTGTGCCAGAGGCATATAAAAATCACCCGACCTTAATGATTAAATACCCTGAG GCTGTAGACTTTTATGATTACTACAAGGGACAGATGGAGCCCTGGGATGGACCTGCATTGGTATTGTTCAG TGATGGAAAGACTGTAGGAGCTTGCCTCGACCGCAATGGACTTCGGCCTGCTAGATATTGGCGGACAAGTGATAATGTTGTCTATGTAGCCTCTGAG GTCGGAGTTCTTCCAATGGATGAATCGAAGGTCACCATGAAGGGTCGTCTAGGACCTGGCATGATGATATCTGTTGACTTAGAAAGTGGACAG GTATATGAGAACACAGAAGTGAAGAAGCGGGTAGCATCATATAACCCATATGGAAAGTGGGTTAGTGAAAACCTGCGAACCCTAAAGCCTTCTACTTTTCTTTCGTCAGCAGTCATGGAGACTGAAGAGACCTTAAGACGCCAACA GGCGTTTGGCTACTCGAGTGAAGATGTTCAAATGGTAATTGAGTCAATGGCTGCACAGGGAAAAGAACCGACGTTTTGCATGGGGGATGATACTCCAGTGGCTGTATTGTCTCAGAAGCCACATATGCTTTATGATTATTTCAAGCAGCGGTTTGCTCAG GTTACGAATCCAGCCATTGACCCTCTGCGAGAAGGATTGGTGATGTCACTGGAAGTTAATATTGGAAAGCGTGGGAATATATTGGAGGTTGGGCCTGAGAATGTGTCACAG GTTGTTTTGTCTGGTCCTGTACTAAATGAACGGGAGCTTGAAGGTTTGCTCAGCGATCCACATTTGAAATCTCAAGTCTTGCCCACATTTTTTGACATACATAGAGGAATTGACGGGTCTTTGAAGAAGGCTCTTCTAAAACTCTGCGAAGCGGCAGATGAAGCTGTTCGTAATGGTTCCCAAGTGCTTGTTCTCTCAGACAGATCTGATAATCCG GAACCCACTCGACCTGCAATTCCAATGTTGTTGGCGGTAGGTGCTGTTCACCAACATCTGATCGAGAACGGTCTTCGGATGTCAGCTTCGATAATTGCAGATACAGCTCAATGCTTTAGTACGCATCACTTTGCATGTTTGATTGGATATGGAGCAAG TGCTATATGCCCGCACCTGGCACTGGAGACATGCAGACAGTGGCGTCTGAGCAACAAGACCGTGAACATGATGAGAAACGGAAAAATGCCCACTGTAACTATGGAACAGGCTCAAAAGAATTATCGCAAG GCTGTTAACACTGGTCTTCTTAAGGTTCTTTCTAAGATGGGCATCTCATTATTCTCCAG TTATTGTGGAGCACAAATATTTGAGATTTATGGATTGGGGAAGGAAGTTGTTGAATTTTCATTCCGTGGTAGTGCATCTCGAATTGGTGGATTAACTTTGGATGAG CTGGCTAGGGAGACGCTAACTTTTTGGATGAGGGCATTTTCTGAGGATACAGCGAAACGGCTAGAGAACTTTGGTTTCATTCAATTTAGGCCTGGAG GCGAATATCATGGAAACAATCCAGAGATGTCTAAATTACTTCATAAAGCCGTCCGCGAAAAGAGTGAAACAGCCTATGCAGTCTATCAGCAGCATTTATCCAACCGTCCTATTACA GTTTTCCGCGATCTTCTTGAGTTCAAAAGTGACCGTAAACCTATTCCAGTTGGGAAGGTTGAACCTGCTTCCTCCATTGTGGAGCGATTTTGTACAGGTGGAATGTCTCTTGGAGCAATCTCTAGAGAAACTCATGAGACAATTGCTATTGCGATGAACAGATTAGGAGGAAAGTCCAATTCAGGGGAAGGAGGCGAG GATCCGATCCGCTGGAAGCCGCTAACAGATGTTGTTGATGGATACTCTTCAACGCTGCCACACCTTAAAGGTCTTCGAAATGGGGATACAGCTACAAGTGCTATTAAGCAG GTTGCTTCAGGGCGTTTTGGTGTCACTCCGACGTTTTTGGTTAATGCAGACCAGTTGGAAATTAAAGTTGCTCAAGGAGCGAAGCCAGGTGAAGGTGGCCAGCTTCCTGGGAAAAAAGTTAGCGCATATATTGCTAGACTTAGAAACTCTAAACCAGGAGTTCCGCTTATATCTCCACCTCCACATCATGATATTTATTCCATAGAGGATTTGGCACAGTTGATCTTTGACCTTCATCAG GTCAACCCCAAGGCGAAAGTTTCAGTCAAGCTTGTATCAGAAGTTGGAATAGGAACAGTTGCCTCAGGTGTTGCGAAGGCTAACGCTGATATCATACAG ATATCAGGGTATGATGGTGGAACTGGAGCTAGCCCTATAAGTTCCATAAAGCATGCCGGTGGCCCATGGGAACTTGGACTAGCTGAAACCCAGCAG ACTCTCATTGGAAATGGACTCAGGGAAAGAGTGATTATCAGGGTTGATGGAGGATTCAAGAGTGGTGTTGATGTGTTGATTGCTGCAGCTATGGGTGCCGATGAGTATGGGTTTGGTACCCTGGCAATGATTGCCACAGGATGTATTATGGCTCGCATTTGCCACACTAATAACTGCCCTGTTGGTGTTGCCAGTCAG AGAGAGGAGCTGCGTGCACGTTTCCCTGGTCTACCTGGTGATCTTGTCAATTTCTTCTTGTATATTGCAGAGGAG GTGAGGGGCATATTAGCTCGGTTGGGATATGAAAAATTGGATGACATAATTGGGCGGACAGATTTGCTAAAGCCTAGAGATATCTCGCTCGTGAAAACTCATCTTGACCTCAGTTATCTCTTATCT TCCGTTGGGCTGCCAAAGCGTAGCAGTACTTCCATTAGGAAGCAGGAGGTTCACTCAAATGGTCCAGTCCTTGATGATATTCTCCTCCAGGATCCGGAG ATAATGGATGCAATTGAGAATGAAAAAACGGTTCACAAAACCATGAGTATATACAATGTGGACCGTGCTGTTGGCGGTAGGATTGCAGGAGTAATTGCGAAGAAATACGGAGACACTGGTTTTGCTGGACAACTGAACCTAAC GTTCAATGGAAGTGCTGGCCAATCTTTTGCATGTTTTCTAAGTCCTGGAATGAATATACGTCTTGTAGGTGAAGCCAACGACTATGTAGGAAAG GGAATGGCCGGAGGTGAAGTTGTGATATTACCAGTGGAGTCGACTGGCTTTCTTCCTGAAGACGCAACTATTGTAGGAAACACTTGTCTGTATGGTGCAACCGGTGGTTTACTATTTGTCAGAGGCAAAGCAGGAGAGAGATTCGCTGTTAGAAACTCTCTAGCTCAAGCTGTTGTTGAAGGCACTGGAGATCACTGCTGTGAATATATGACTGGTGGTTGTGTAGTCGTACTTGGGAA AGTCGGTAGAAATGTAGCTGCAGGGATGACAGGTGGACTGGCGTATATTCTTGACGAGGACAACACTCTCCTCCCTAAG GTGAACAAAgagatagtgaagatccaaagagtgACTTCACAAGTGGGACAAATACAGCTAAAGAGCCTGATCCAAGCCCATGTG GAGAAAACAGGGAGTAGTAAAGGAGCAACGATTGTGGAGGAATGGGACAAGTATCTTGCAATGTTCTGGCAACTCGTACCGCCGAGTGAAGAAGATACGCCGGAAGCTAACTCCGACCACCAGGTGAAAACAACCACCGGGGAAGAAGAGCAAGTGTCGAACACATTTGCAGTGTAG
- the LOC108852455 gene encoding protein ORGAN SIZE RELATED 1 translates to MRVHDQRLRFDVTDKPMGLTGSSFITARSIAVLLFVSLSLLILPPFLPPLPPPPVTFLLLPLILMILLIFLAFSPSNEPSLAVESLYP, encoded by the coding sequence ATGAGGGTACATGATCAACGACTGAGATTTGATGTCACAGACAAGCCAATGGGTTTGACCGGAAGTTCTTTTATCACGGCGAGATCCATCGCAGttcttctctttgtctctctgtctcttctGATTCTACCACCGTTCCTTCCGCCGCTTCCACCGCCTCCGGTGACGTTCCTCCTCCTCCCTCTTATTCTCATGATTCTCCTCATCTTCTTGGCTTTTTCTCCATCTAATGAGCCTAGCCTCGCCGTAGAATCTCTCTACCCCTGA